One stretch of Candidatus Atribacteria bacterium ADurb.Bin276 DNA includes these proteins:
- the korB_2 gene encoding 2-oxoglutarate oxidoreductase subunit KorB produces MISPFRNQIEIAWCPGCGNFNLLTALSEALAELGLKPSQVVLVSGIGQAAKAPHYVQANVFNGLHGRSIPVAFGIQSVNPDLTVIAESGDGCMYGEGGNHLIHAIRRNPNITVIVHNNQVYGLTKGQASPTSEVGFVSKTQPLGTVSESFHPLALAVSQGASFVARGFTGDKKELKSIFKQAIQWKGFSLVDVLQPCVTFNRTNTFGWYKSRVYSLPEEYDPEDQVGAFKKSLEWGDKIPTGVIYRHAKPVFLDQVFEKLGRKEFLIPTNNYQVIFEDEKRRFE; encoded by the coding sequence TATCTCCTTTTCGAAATCAGATAGAAATCGCTTGGTGTCCCGGTTGTGGAAATTTTAATTTACTCACTGCTCTTTCCGAAGCTTTGGCCGAGCTTGGTTTAAAACCAAGCCAAGTGGTGCTGGTTTCAGGAATTGGTCAAGCAGCCAAGGCTCCCCATTATGTACAAGCCAATGTTTTTAACGGTCTGCATGGACGTTCAATTCCAGTTGCTTTTGGTATTCAATCAGTAAATCCAGATCTTACTGTTATAGCTGAATCTGGTGATGGTTGTATGTATGGTGAAGGTGGTAACCACCTTATCCATGCTATCCGAAGAAACCCCAATATTACAGTCATTGTTCATAATAATCAGGTTTATGGTTTGACTAAAGGACAAGCCTCTCCGACTTCAGAGGTTGGTTTTGTTAGCAAAACCCAGCCTCTTGGAACAGTTTCCGAATCTTTCCACCCCTTAGCTCTGGCTGTATCTCAAGGAGCTAGCTTTGTCGCTCGTGGATTTACCGGTGATAAAAAAGAATTAAAGTCAATTTTTAAACAAGCCATCCAATGGAAGGGATTTTCTTTGGTGGACGTTCTTCAACCTTGTGTCACTTTTAATCGTACCAATACTTTTGGATGGTATAAAAGCCGAGTGTATTCTCTTCCCGAAGAGTATGATCCCGAAGATCAAGTCGGTGCGTTTAAAAAATCTCTGGAGTGGGGAGACAAGATTCCCACCGGTGTTATCTATCGTCATGCCAAGCCGGTATTTTTAGATCAAGTTTTTGAAAAGTTAGGTCGGAAGGAGTTTTTAATCCCGACAAACAATTATCAGGTAATTTTTGAGGATGAAAAACGTAGATTTGAGTAA
- a CDS encoding universal stress protein UspE, translating to MKISHILVPTDFSPFSDLAIQNAAFFCKVFDAQLTLAHVLTLSEVNALTSEPGNPWENVIQAIQNDMQQEYNKNSSECQLGKNPILEVLVGEPAEEIVKFAEENQVNLIIMGTHGRTGLASIFLGSVTVDVIKKTCIPVTVIKCLSALH from the coding sequence TTGAAAATCTCTCACATTTTGGTACCAACTGATTTTTCCCCATTCTCTGATCTGGCAATTCAAAATGCGGCTTTCTTTTGCAAAGTTTTCGATGCCCAACTTACTTTAGCCCATGTCCTTACCTTGAGTGAAGTGAATGCACTCACCTCAGAACCTGGAAATCCCTGGGAAAACGTTATCCAAGCTATCCAAAACGATATGCAACAAGAATATAATAAAAACTCATCTGAATGCCAACTAGGAAAAAATCCAATTTTAGAAGTTCTGGTTGGAGAACCAGCCGAAGAAATCGTTAAGTTTGCCGAAGAAAACCAGGTTAACTTGATTATTATGGGGACTCACGGAAGAACTGGACTTGCCAGCATATTCTTGGGAAGTGTTACGGTTGATGTTATTAAAAAGACTTGTATTCCAGTTACGGTTATTAAGTGTCTATCGGCTCTTCATTGA